One window from the genome of Crassostrea angulata isolate pt1a10 chromosome 2, ASM2561291v2, whole genome shotgun sequence encodes:
- the LOC128171204 gene encoding uncharacterized protein LOC128171204 isoform X1, with product MGSKNMRYLEFLTTSVCLLVFLFGIVTSSSDVTRSKTIRQLISEINRLRGADDLILKNNLGSQFEQPDITAFIPSSEVFWKFKDVQSKYGYNLDDRESVTTLMLYHIGRGKIFADEIVDGQTVISKHPSNYNLRLNLFYDGSEKIITVNGAELLVRDIVGSNGVLYIIDRMLAPVSSGKTLHDYLLYPDIPGYEFQSIARASIIAPETKAATNSIDHQFTAFVPPDAILFPMPSKAQDILFFNTTLLNYTIHAHLVRDSILFIPARGELKDLQSMKGTIHLVREGEDVFVQSNRIRAKITFPNIPVANGVVHVIDHILYFIYKTVFVETNTTQSLSIFASHLHGIPGDLLSHIQSTVETFTFFAPNNDAFAKVPRTLQQQMAQDDRLRSEVLGAHIVKGVDVSFADLTDGKTLKTINNFTLTVRKFNNDIYIQNGNVLAKIEQADIGCTNGVIHIVSNVFRLDQFTVLDAIKGNNQLLRISEMLSHFQELEGILSGRTSLGGKVTVFMPSDLTMMSLRNETRKSIFVEHSDRALRALKGHIIEGESLSSTEIYSVVLKYTYGGQRVTIQNLDSGFTIEGSHIEANIVTSDVWCSNGVLHIIDNILHIPTRNIMDEMARHGDISIFREYLLSCRILVHRSFSISNILRLEGMKELSLSLSNENNHFTLFIPVNSAFSSIPRARADTLFANSTLFQNVLKAHVTSTGSKYANDLYDGISMKAEEEFLHISRDSSDVFITNNNVKARIIRSDIPAINGIIHVVDTIMYFPFYVAADVMYNNPKLRAFYDLMKNLSEFSNLLQDEFSSITVFAPSSDFLSSLSPGDLQRISANPQALRTIFKGHVIPNGILDSKFVRTNMQHRFTFRSMYGIPFTFAKQSTVAGTSIDAGYSNLRYDLDINRDGFACSNGVVYVIDGFLDYSFKNIIDEMKAQDKLKASLQNIMGIFPPGVEEDFRDINNEFTVFMPASEAFLYLSQPEILYLHNLVNSTEKYELLERHTVNGTSLSIEKIRAICGNQNSTECVLSVNVIFEDDDTEDIVLEWNGVQSRIIQSNILANNGMIHIIDRILFKVEEETTTSSDSMSTRGVNAASTQFSAIVSYLLVLSTFCIVYLVKR from the exons ATGGGTTCTAAAAACATGCGGTATTTGGAGTTTTTGACaacgtccgtctgtctgttggTGTTTTTATTTGGGATCGTGACGTCATCATCAGATGTGACCAGATCGAAGACCATACGTCAGCTGATCAGCGAAATCAATCGATTGAGAGGg GCAGACGATCTGATTCTGAAGAATAACCTGGGGAGTCAATTTGAACAGCCGGACATTACGGCTTTCATACCTTCCTCTGAAGTGTTCTGGAAATTCAAAGACGTCCAATCAAAATATGGTTACAATCTCGACGACCGAGAGAGCGTGACGACGCTAATGTTATACCATATAG gtagGGGAAAAATCTTTGCGGATGAAATCGTCGACGGTCAGACCGTAATATCCAAACACCCCTCAAACTACAACCTTAGACTCAACCTGTTCTACGATGGAAGTGAGAAG attatcacTGTAAATGGCGCCGAATTATTGGTCAGGGATATAGTCGGCAGTAATGGCGTCCTGTACATCATAGACCGGATGTTGGCCCCAGTCTCTAGTGGCAAAACTCTGCACGATTATCTCTTGTATCCGGATATTCCGGGATATGAATTTCA GTCAATTGCCAGGGCCTCCATTATCGCCCCGGAGACTAAGGCAGCAACCAATAGCATAGATCACCAATTTACCGCCTTCGTCCCGCCCGACGCCATCTTGTTTCCAATGCCAAGCAAAGCCcaggatattttgtttttcaatacaACGTTACTTAACTAT ACTATTCACGCCCATCTTGTGAGAGACAGTATCCTGTTTATCCCCGCAAGAGGCGAGCTGAAGGACCTTCAAAGCATGAAAGGAACGATCCATTTAGTCAGAGAGGGGGAGGATG TGTTTGTTCAGAGCAACAGGATTCGCGCCAAAATTACCTTCCCTAACATCCCGGTTGCAAATGGCGTTGTTCACGTGATCGACCACATCCTGTACTTCATCTATAAGACTGTATTTGTAGAAACAAACACCACTCAGTCACTAAG TATCTTTGCCAGCCACCTTCATGGGATTCCTGGGGACCTATTGTCCCACATACAAAGTACCGTTGAGACCTTCACCTTTTTTGCGCCAAACAACGACGCGTTTGCTAAGGTACCCAGGACCTTACAGCAACAAATGGCGCAGGACGATCGACTACGAAGCGAG GTTCTGGGAGCTCACATCGTTAAAGGAGTCGACGTCAGTTTTGCAGACCTCACCGACGGGAAAACCTTGAAGACCATCAACAACTTTACCCTTACAGTCCGAAAGTTTAATAATG ATATCTACATTCAAAATGGAAACGTTTTGGCTAAAATTGAGCAGGCTGACATCGGATGTACAAACGGTGTCATTCACATCGTGTCCAATGTGTTTCGGCTCGACCAATTTACAGTTCTTGACGCTATTAAAGGAAACAACCAGCTGTT GAGAATTAGCGAGATGTTGAGTCACTTCCAGGAACTAGAGGGGATTCTCTCGGGGCGCACAAGCCTTGGGGGCAAGGTCACCGTCTTCATGCCCTCTGACCTTACCATGATGAGTCTGCGCAATGAGACGCGAAAAAGCATTTTTGTGGAGCACTCAGACAGAGCACTGAGG GCTTTAAAAGGACATATCATTGAAGGAGAATCTCTGTCAAGCACAGAAATCTACAGTGTCGTTCTAAAGTATACCTACGGAGGACAACGAGTGACGATACAGAATCTGGACagtg GGTTCACCATTGAAGGAAGTCATATCGAGGCTAATATCGTCACTAGCGACGTCTGGTGTTCGAATGGAGTTCTACATATCATAGACAATATTTTACACATACCTACAAGGAATATCATGGACGAAATGGCACGTCATGGGGACATCAG CATATTCAGAGAATATTTACTCTCGTGTCGAATTTTGGTGCATCGTTCGTT TTCGATTTCTAACATTTTGAGATTGGAAGGAATGAAGGAGCTGTCCTTATCTTTGTCGAACGAGAACAATCATTTCACCCTGTTCATCCCGGTCAACTCCGCATTTTCCAGCATTCCGAGGGCACGTGCAGACACTCTGTTCGCCAACTCTACCCTTTTCCAAAAT GTTTTGAAAGCTCACGTGACATCAACCGGAAGTAAATATGCAAATGATCTCTATGACGGCATCAGTATGAAAGCAGAGGAAGAATTCCTTCACATTTCTCGTGACTCCTCGGATG TGTTTATAACAAATAACAACGTAAAGGCCCGGATTATTCGGTCTGACATCCCTGCTATCAATGGAATCATCCATGTGGTCGACACCATCATGTATTTTCCCTTCTACGTAGCTGCTGACGTCATGTACAACAACCCGAAACTAAG GGCTTTCTATGACCTGATGAAGAATCTCTCAGAGTTTTCCAATCTCCTCCAGGACGAGTTTAGTAGTATCACGGTCTTTGCGCCATCCTCCGATTTCCTTTCCTCCCTATCACCCGGAGATCTCCAGAGGATATCAGCCAATCCCCAAGCCTTGAGAACC ATTTTCAAGGGTCACGTTATTCCGAACGGCATTCTGGACAGTAAATTTGTCCGGACCAACATGCAACACAGATTCACCTTCCGCTCAATGTATGGAATTCCATTCACCTTTGCGAAACAAAGTACTG TTGCGGGTACATCCATCGATGCTGGCTACAGTAACCTTAGATACGACCTTGACATTAACAGGGATGGGTTCGCTTGCAGCAACGGGGTCGTATACGTCATAGATGGGTTCCTGGATTACTCgtttaaaaatatcatagaCGAAATGAAAGCCCAGGATAAGTTAAA GGCCTCCTTACAAAATATCATGGGTATTTTCCCGCCGGGAGTAGAGGAGGACTTCCGGGACATTAACAACGAGTTCACTGTGTTCATGCCGGCCAGTGAGGCCTTCCTTTATCTGTCTCAGCCAGAGATACTCTATCTACACAACCTTGTCAACTCAACAGAGAAATATGAG CTGTTGGAGCGGCACACCGTCAATGGAACATCTCTAAGTATCGAGAAAATTCGAGCCATCTGTGGCAATCAAAATTCTACCGAATGTGTTCTAAGTGTCAACGTCATATTTGAGGATGACGACACAGaag ATATTGTGCTTGAATGGAACGGCGTACAATCAAGGATCATCCAATCCAACATCCTGGCAAATAACGGGATGATTCACATTATTGATAGAATTTTATTCAAAGTGGAAGAAGAGACTACTACGTCATCTGACTCTATGAGCACTCGAGGAGTGAATGCAGCTAGCACGCAGTTCAGCGCGATAGTTTCGTATTTGTTGGTTTTATCGACATTTTGCATTGTTTACCTTGTGAAAAGGTGA
- the LOC128171204 gene encoding uncharacterized protein LOC128171204 isoform X2 produces the protein MGSKNMRYLEFLTTSVCLLVFLFGIVTSSSDVTRSKTIRQLISEINRLRGVNDLILKNNLGSQFEQPDITAFIPSSEVFWKFKDVQSKYGYNLDDRESVTTLMLYHIGRGKIFADEIVDGQTVISKHPSNYNLRLNLFYDGSEKIITVNGAELLVRDIVGSNGVLYIIDRMLAPVSSGKTLHDYLLYPDIPGYEFQSIARASIIAPETKAATNSIDHQFTAFVPPDAILFPMPSKAQDILFFNTTLLNYTIHAHLVRDSILFIPARGELKDLQSMKGTIHLVREGEDVFVQSNRIRAKITFPNIPVANGVVHVIDHILYFIYKTVFVETNTTQSLSIFASHLHGIPGDLLSHIQSTVETFTFFAPNNDAFAKVPRTLQQQMAQDDRLRSEVLGAHIVKGVDVSFADLTDGKTLKTINNFTLTVRKFNNDIYIQNGNVLAKIEQADIGCTNGVIHIVSNVFRLDQFTVLDAIKGNNQLLRISEMLSHFQELEGILSGRTSLGGKVTVFMPSDLTMMSLRNETRKSIFVEHSDRALRALKGHIIEGESLSSTEIYSVVLKYTYGGQRVTIQNLDSGFTIEGSHIEANIVTSDVWCSNGVLHIIDNILHIPTRNIMDEMARHGDISIFREYLLSCRILVHRSFSISNILRLEGMKELSLSLSNENNHFTLFIPVNSAFSSIPRARADTLFANSTLFQNVLKAHVTSTGSKYANDLYDGISMKAEEEFLHISRDSSDVFITNNNVKARIIRSDIPAINGIIHVVDTIMYFPFYVAADVMYNNPKLRAFYDLMKNLSEFSNLLQDEFSSITVFAPSSDFLSSLSPGDLQRISANPQALRTIFKGHVIPNGILDSKFVRTNMQHRFTFRSMYGIPFTFAKQSTVAGTSIDAGYSNLRYDLDINRDGFACSNGVVYVIDGFLDYSFKNIIDEMKAQDKLKASLQNIMGIFPPGVEEDFRDINNEFTVFMPASEAFLYLSQPEILYLHNLVNSTEKYELLERHTVNGTSLSIEKIRAICGNQNSTECVLSVNVIFEDDDTEDIVLEWNGVQSRIIQSNILANNGMIHIIDRILFKVEEETTTSSDSMSTRGVNAASTQFSAIVSYLLVLSTFCIVYLVKR, from the exons ATGGGTTCTAAAAACATGCGGTATTTGGAGTTTTTGACaacgtccgtctgtctgttggTGTTTTTATTTGGGATCGTGACGTCATCATCAGATGTGACCAGATCGAAGACCATACGTCAGCTGATCAGCGAAATCAATCGATTGAGAGGggtga ACGATCTGATTCTGAAGAATAACCTGGGGAGTCAATTTGAACAGCCGGACATTACGGCTTTCATACCTTCCTCTGAAGTGTTCTGGAAATTCAAAGACGTCCAATCAAAATATGGTTACAATCTCGACGACCGAGAGAGCGTGACGACGCTAATGTTATACCATATAG gtagGGGAAAAATCTTTGCGGATGAAATCGTCGACGGTCAGACCGTAATATCCAAACACCCCTCAAACTACAACCTTAGACTCAACCTGTTCTACGATGGAAGTGAGAAG attatcacTGTAAATGGCGCCGAATTATTGGTCAGGGATATAGTCGGCAGTAATGGCGTCCTGTACATCATAGACCGGATGTTGGCCCCAGTCTCTAGTGGCAAAACTCTGCACGATTATCTCTTGTATCCGGATATTCCGGGATATGAATTTCA GTCAATTGCCAGGGCCTCCATTATCGCCCCGGAGACTAAGGCAGCAACCAATAGCATAGATCACCAATTTACCGCCTTCGTCCCGCCCGACGCCATCTTGTTTCCAATGCCAAGCAAAGCCcaggatattttgtttttcaatacaACGTTACTTAACTAT ACTATTCACGCCCATCTTGTGAGAGACAGTATCCTGTTTATCCCCGCAAGAGGCGAGCTGAAGGACCTTCAAAGCATGAAAGGAACGATCCATTTAGTCAGAGAGGGGGAGGATG TGTTTGTTCAGAGCAACAGGATTCGCGCCAAAATTACCTTCCCTAACATCCCGGTTGCAAATGGCGTTGTTCACGTGATCGACCACATCCTGTACTTCATCTATAAGACTGTATTTGTAGAAACAAACACCACTCAGTCACTAAG TATCTTTGCCAGCCACCTTCATGGGATTCCTGGGGACCTATTGTCCCACATACAAAGTACCGTTGAGACCTTCACCTTTTTTGCGCCAAACAACGACGCGTTTGCTAAGGTACCCAGGACCTTACAGCAACAAATGGCGCAGGACGATCGACTACGAAGCGAG GTTCTGGGAGCTCACATCGTTAAAGGAGTCGACGTCAGTTTTGCAGACCTCACCGACGGGAAAACCTTGAAGACCATCAACAACTTTACCCTTACAGTCCGAAAGTTTAATAATG ATATCTACATTCAAAATGGAAACGTTTTGGCTAAAATTGAGCAGGCTGACATCGGATGTACAAACGGTGTCATTCACATCGTGTCCAATGTGTTTCGGCTCGACCAATTTACAGTTCTTGACGCTATTAAAGGAAACAACCAGCTGTT GAGAATTAGCGAGATGTTGAGTCACTTCCAGGAACTAGAGGGGATTCTCTCGGGGCGCACAAGCCTTGGGGGCAAGGTCACCGTCTTCATGCCCTCTGACCTTACCATGATGAGTCTGCGCAATGAGACGCGAAAAAGCATTTTTGTGGAGCACTCAGACAGAGCACTGAGG GCTTTAAAAGGACATATCATTGAAGGAGAATCTCTGTCAAGCACAGAAATCTACAGTGTCGTTCTAAAGTATACCTACGGAGGACAACGAGTGACGATACAGAATCTGGACagtg GGTTCACCATTGAAGGAAGTCATATCGAGGCTAATATCGTCACTAGCGACGTCTGGTGTTCGAATGGAGTTCTACATATCATAGACAATATTTTACACATACCTACAAGGAATATCATGGACGAAATGGCACGTCATGGGGACATCAG CATATTCAGAGAATATTTACTCTCGTGTCGAATTTTGGTGCATCGTTCGTT TTCGATTTCTAACATTTTGAGATTGGAAGGAATGAAGGAGCTGTCCTTATCTTTGTCGAACGAGAACAATCATTTCACCCTGTTCATCCCGGTCAACTCCGCATTTTCCAGCATTCCGAGGGCACGTGCAGACACTCTGTTCGCCAACTCTACCCTTTTCCAAAAT GTTTTGAAAGCTCACGTGACATCAACCGGAAGTAAATATGCAAATGATCTCTATGACGGCATCAGTATGAAAGCAGAGGAAGAATTCCTTCACATTTCTCGTGACTCCTCGGATG TGTTTATAACAAATAACAACGTAAAGGCCCGGATTATTCGGTCTGACATCCCTGCTATCAATGGAATCATCCATGTGGTCGACACCATCATGTATTTTCCCTTCTACGTAGCTGCTGACGTCATGTACAACAACCCGAAACTAAG GGCTTTCTATGACCTGATGAAGAATCTCTCAGAGTTTTCCAATCTCCTCCAGGACGAGTTTAGTAGTATCACGGTCTTTGCGCCATCCTCCGATTTCCTTTCCTCCCTATCACCCGGAGATCTCCAGAGGATATCAGCCAATCCCCAAGCCTTGAGAACC ATTTTCAAGGGTCACGTTATTCCGAACGGCATTCTGGACAGTAAATTTGTCCGGACCAACATGCAACACAGATTCACCTTCCGCTCAATGTATGGAATTCCATTCACCTTTGCGAAACAAAGTACTG TTGCGGGTACATCCATCGATGCTGGCTACAGTAACCTTAGATACGACCTTGACATTAACAGGGATGGGTTCGCTTGCAGCAACGGGGTCGTATACGTCATAGATGGGTTCCTGGATTACTCgtttaaaaatatcatagaCGAAATGAAAGCCCAGGATAAGTTAAA GGCCTCCTTACAAAATATCATGGGTATTTTCCCGCCGGGAGTAGAGGAGGACTTCCGGGACATTAACAACGAGTTCACTGTGTTCATGCCGGCCAGTGAGGCCTTCCTTTATCTGTCTCAGCCAGAGATACTCTATCTACACAACCTTGTCAACTCAACAGAGAAATATGAG CTGTTGGAGCGGCACACCGTCAATGGAACATCTCTAAGTATCGAGAAAATTCGAGCCATCTGTGGCAATCAAAATTCTACCGAATGTGTTCTAAGTGTCAACGTCATATTTGAGGATGACGACACAGaag ATATTGTGCTTGAATGGAACGGCGTACAATCAAGGATCATCCAATCCAACATCCTGGCAAATAACGGGATGATTCACATTATTGATAGAATTTTATTCAAAGTGGAAGAAGAGACTACTACGTCATCTGACTCTATGAGCACTCGAGGAGTGAATGCAGCTAGCACGCAGTTCAGCGCGATAGTTTCGTATTTGTTGGTTTTATCGACATTTTGCATTGTTTACCTTGTGAAAAGGTGA
- the LOC128171204 gene encoding uncharacterized protein LOC128171204 isoform X3 — MGSKNMRYLEFLTTSVCLLVFLFGIVTSSSDVTRSKTIRQLISEINRLRGADDLILKNNLGSQFEQPDITAFIPSSEVFWKFKDVQSKYGYNLDDRESVTTLMLYHIGRGKIFADEIVDGQTVISKHPSNYNLRLNLFYDGSEKIITVNGAELLVRDIVGSNGVLYIIDRMLAPVSSGKTLHDYLLYPDIPGYEFQSIARASIIAPETKAATNSIDHQFTAFVPPDAILFPMPSKAQDILFFNTTLLNYTIHAHLVRDSILFIPARGELKDLQSMKGTIHLVREGEDVFVQSNRIRAKITFPNIPVANGVVHVIDHILYFIYKTVFVETNTTQSLSIFASHLHGIPGDLLSHIQSTVETFTFFAPNNDAFAKVPRTLQQQMAQDDRLRSEVLGAHIVKGVDVSFADLTDGKTLKTINNFTLTVRKFNNDIYIQNGNVLAKIEQADIGCTNGVIHIVSNVFRLDQFTVLDAIKGNNQLLRISEMLSHFQELEGILSGRTSLGGKVTVFMPSDLTMMSLRNETRKSIFVEHSDRALRALKGHIIEGESLSSTEIYSVVLKYTYGGQRVTIQNLDSGFTIEGSHIEANIVTSDVWCSNGVLHIIDNILHIPTRNIMDEMARHGDISSISNILRLEGMKELSLSLSNENNHFTLFIPVNSAFSSIPRARADTLFANSTLFQNVLKAHVTSTGSKYANDLYDGISMKAEEEFLHISRDSSDVFITNNNVKARIIRSDIPAINGIIHVVDTIMYFPFYVAADVMYNNPKLRAFYDLMKNLSEFSNLLQDEFSSITVFAPSSDFLSSLSPGDLQRISANPQALRTIFKGHVIPNGILDSKFVRTNMQHRFTFRSMYGIPFTFAKQSTVAGTSIDAGYSNLRYDLDINRDGFACSNGVVYVIDGFLDYSFKNIIDEMKAQDKLKASLQNIMGIFPPGVEEDFRDINNEFTVFMPASEAFLYLSQPEILYLHNLVNSTEKYELLERHTVNGTSLSIEKIRAICGNQNSTECVLSVNVIFEDDDTEDIVLEWNGVQSRIIQSNILANNGMIHIIDRILFKVEEETTTSSDSMSTRGVNAASTQFSAIVSYLLVLSTFCIVYLVKR, encoded by the exons ATGGGTTCTAAAAACATGCGGTATTTGGAGTTTTTGACaacgtccgtctgtctgttggTGTTTTTATTTGGGATCGTGACGTCATCATCAGATGTGACCAGATCGAAGACCATACGTCAGCTGATCAGCGAAATCAATCGATTGAGAGGg GCAGACGATCTGATTCTGAAGAATAACCTGGGGAGTCAATTTGAACAGCCGGACATTACGGCTTTCATACCTTCCTCTGAAGTGTTCTGGAAATTCAAAGACGTCCAATCAAAATATGGTTACAATCTCGACGACCGAGAGAGCGTGACGACGCTAATGTTATACCATATAG gtagGGGAAAAATCTTTGCGGATGAAATCGTCGACGGTCAGACCGTAATATCCAAACACCCCTCAAACTACAACCTTAGACTCAACCTGTTCTACGATGGAAGTGAGAAG attatcacTGTAAATGGCGCCGAATTATTGGTCAGGGATATAGTCGGCAGTAATGGCGTCCTGTACATCATAGACCGGATGTTGGCCCCAGTCTCTAGTGGCAAAACTCTGCACGATTATCTCTTGTATCCGGATATTCCGGGATATGAATTTCA GTCAATTGCCAGGGCCTCCATTATCGCCCCGGAGACTAAGGCAGCAACCAATAGCATAGATCACCAATTTACCGCCTTCGTCCCGCCCGACGCCATCTTGTTTCCAATGCCAAGCAAAGCCcaggatattttgtttttcaatacaACGTTACTTAACTAT ACTATTCACGCCCATCTTGTGAGAGACAGTATCCTGTTTATCCCCGCAAGAGGCGAGCTGAAGGACCTTCAAAGCATGAAAGGAACGATCCATTTAGTCAGAGAGGGGGAGGATG TGTTTGTTCAGAGCAACAGGATTCGCGCCAAAATTACCTTCCCTAACATCCCGGTTGCAAATGGCGTTGTTCACGTGATCGACCACATCCTGTACTTCATCTATAAGACTGTATTTGTAGAAACAAACACCACTCAGTCACTAAG TATCTTTGCCAGCCACCTTCATGGGATTCCTGGGGACCTATTGTCCCACATACAAAGTACCGTTGAGACCTTCACCTTTTTTGCGCCAAACAACGACGCGTTTGCTAAGGTACCCAGGACCTTACAGCAACAAATGGCGCAGGACGATCGACTACGAAGCGAG GTTCTGGGAGCTCACATCGTTAAAGGAGTCGACGTCAGTTTTGCAGACCTCACCGACGGGAAAACCTTGAAGACCATCAACAACTTTACCCTTACAGTCCGAAAGTTTAATAATG ATATCTACATTCAAAATGGAAACGTTTTGGCTAAAATTGAGCAGGCTGACATCGGATGTACAAACGGTGTCATTCACATCGTGTCCAATGTGTTTCGGCTCGACCAATTTACAGTTCTTGACGCTATTAAAGGAAACAACCAGCTGTT GAGAATTAGCGAGATGTTGAGTCACTTCCAGGAACTAGAGGGGATTCTCTCGGGGCGCACAAGCCTTGGGGGCAAGGTCACCGTCTTCATGCCCTCTGACCTTACCATGATGAGTCTGCGCAATGAGACGCGAAAAAGCATTTTTGTGGAGCACTCAGACAGAGCACTGAGG GCTTTAAAAGGACATATCATTGAAGGAGAATCTCTGTCAAGCACAGAAATCTACAGTGTCGTTCTAAAGTATACCTACGGAGGACAACGAGTGACGATACAGAATCTGGACagtg GGTTCACCATTGAAGGAAGTCATATCGAGGCTAATATCGTCACTAGCGACGTCTGGTGTTCGAATGGAGTTCTACATATCATAGACAATATTTTACACATACCTACAAGGAATATCATGGACGAAATGGCACGTCATGGGGACATCAG TTCGATTTCTAACATTTTGAGATTGGAAGGAATGAAGGAGCTGTCCTTATCTTTGTCGAACGAGAACAATCATTTCACCCTGTTCATCCCGGTCAACTCCGCATTTTCCAGCATTCCGAGGGCACGTGCAGACACTCTGTTCGCCAACTCTACCCTTTTCCAAAAT GTTTTGAAAGCTCACGTGACATCAACCGGAAGTAAATATGCAAATGATCTCTATGACGGCATCAGTATGAAAGCAGAGGAAGAATTCCTTCACATTTCTCGTGACTCCTCGGATG TGTTTATAACAAATAACAACGTAAAGGCCCGGATTATTCGGTCTGACATCCCTGCTATCAATGGAATCATCCATGTGGTCGACACCATCATGTATTTTCCCTTCTACGTAGCTGCTGACGTCATGTACAACAACCCGAAACTAAG GGCTTTCTATGACCTGATGAAGAATCTCTCAGAGTTTTCCAATCTCCTCCAGGACGAGTTTAGTAGTATCACGGTCTTTGCGCCATCCTCCGATTTCCTTTCCTCCCTATCACCCGGAGATCTCCAGAGGATATCAGCCAATCCCCAAGCCTTGAGAACC ATTTTCAAGGGTCACGTTATTCCGAACGGCATTCTGGACAGTAAATTTGTCCGGACCAACATGCAACACAGATTCACCTTCCGCTCAATGTATGGAATTCCATTCACCTTTGCGAAACAAAGTACTG TTGCGGGTACATCCATCGATGCTGGCTACAGTAACCTTAGATACGACCTTGACATTAACAGGGATGGGTTCGCTTGCAGCAACGGGGTCGTATACGTCATAGATGGGTTCCTGGATTACTCgtttaaaaatatcatagaCGAAATGAAAGCCCAGGATAAGTTAAA GGCCTCCTTACAAAATATCATGGGTATTTTCCCGCCGGGAGTAGAGGAGGACTTCCGGGACATTAACAACGAGTTCACTGTGTTCATGCCGGCCAGTGAGGCCTTCCTTTATCTGTCTCAGCCAGAGATACTCTATCTACACAACCTTGTCAACTCAACAGAGAAATATGAG CTGTTGGAGCGGCACACCGTCAATGGAACATCTCTAAGTATCGAGAAAATTCGAGCCATCTGTGGCAATCAAAATTCTACCGAATGTGTTCTAAGTGTCAACGTCATATTTGAGGATGACGACACAGaag ATATTGTGCTTGAATGGAACGGCGTACAATCAAGGATCATCCAATCCAACATCCTGGCAAATAACGGGATGATTCACATTATTGATAGAATTTTATTCAAAGTGGAAGAAGAGACTACTACGTCATCTGACTCTATGAGCACTCGAGGAGTGAATGCAGCTAGCACGCAGTTCAGCGCGATAGTTTCGTATTTGTTGGTTTTATCGACATTTTGCATTGTTTACCTTGTGAAAAGGTGA